A single region of the Nicotiana sylvestris chromosome 6, ASM39365v2, whole genome shotgun sequence genome encodes:
- the LOC138871894 gene encoding uncharacterized protein, with protein MQGIGSQMSVAYKDLCLFPDIQLPTGFKMPKFNLYDEHRDPMSHLRGYCSKMRGASGKDKLLMAHFSQSLSGAALEWYTRQDVSKWYTWDDMAQVFARHFHYNIEIIPNRMSLTKMEKKPNESFREYRLRWREQASRVNPPMKEKEMVEYFLQAQEPTYFGHLITAVGRPFNDVVKIREMIEDGLKSSKIMSYSTLEATTQAIQNDTGNLLGQKEHDDVAMVVSRLGHGSTDPPHQYTHPQPQPQTYP; from the coding sequence atgcaagggatagggagccagatgagcgtggcttacaaagacttgtgcttgtttcctgacatCCAACTTCCTactgggtttaagatgccaaagtttaatttgtatgacgAGCACAGAGATCCCATGTCCCATTTGAGAGGttactgcagtaagatgagaggcgccagtgggaaagacaaattattgatggcgcATTTCAGTCAGAGTCTTAGTGGggcagctctggagtggtacacccgccaagacgtTAGcaagtggtacacatgggacgatatggctcaggTCTTTGCCCGGCACTTCCATTACAATATAGAAATCATCCCCAATCGCATGTCCCTCACCAAGATGGAAaagaagcctaatgaaagctttagggaatacaggctcagatggagagagcaagcttCCAGAGTCAATCCCCcgatgaaagaaaaagagatggtcgaatactttcttcaagctcaagagccaacttactttgggcatttgataaCGGCTGTGGGTAGGCCTTTTAATGATGTAGTAAAAATAAGAGAAATGATAGAAGATGGGCTGaagtcgagcaagatcatgagctattctactttagaagccacaacacaagcaattcagaacgacacaggaaacttgctgggtcagaaggaacatgatgatgttgccatggttgtcTCAAGATTAGGACATGGTTCAACGGATCCACCTCACCAATATACTCATCCTCAACCCCAACCTCAAACCTATCCctga